A section of the Pan paniscus chromosome 11, NHGRI_mPanPan1-v2.0_pri, whole genome shotgun sequence genome encodes:
- the GNG10 gene encoding guanine nucleotide-binding protein G(I)/G(S)/G(O) subunit gamma-10 isoform X2 produces the protein MSSGASASALQRLVEQLKLEAGVERIKVSQAAAELQQYCMQNACKDALLVGVPAGSNPFREPRSCALL, from the exons ATGTCCTCCGGGGCTAGCGCGAGCGCCCTGCAGCGCTTGGTGGAGCAGCTCAAGTTGGAGGCTGGCGTGGAGAGGATCAAG GTCTCTCAGGCAGCTGCAGAGCTTCAACAGTACTGTATGCAGAATGCCTGCAAGGATGCCCTGCTGGTGGGTGTTCCAGCTGGAAGTAACCCCTTCCGGGAGCCTAGATCCTGTGCTTTACTCTGA